A single region of the Leptodactylus fuscus isolate aLepFus1 chromosome 5, aLepFus1.hap2, whole genome shotgun sequence genome encodes:
- the GTF2A2 gene encoding transcription initiation factor IIA subunit 2 has translation MAYQLYRNTTLGNSLQESLDELIQSQQINPQLALQVLLQFDKAINSALAHRVRNRVNFRGSLNTYRFCDNVWTFVLNDVEFREVTDLVKVDKVKIVACDGKNTGSNTAE, from the exons ATGGCTTATCAGCTCTATAGGAATACCACTCTGGGCAACAGTCTGCAGGAGAGCTTGGACGAGTTAATACAG TCTCAGCAAATCAACCCGCAACTCGCACTGCAAGTCCTGCTCCAGTTTGACAAGGCAATCAATTCAGCATTGGCACACAGAGTCCGAAACAGAGTCAACTTCAGG GGATCATTAAATACGTACCGATTTTGTGATAACGTATGGACCTTTGTTCTAAATGATGTGGAGTTCCGAGAAGTGACTGACCTGGTGAAAGTGGACAAAGTAAAAATTGTAGCCTGTGATGGAAAAA ATACTGGTTCGAACACAGCAGAGTGA